A window of the Citrus sinensis cultivar Valencia sweet orange chromosome 9, DVS_A1.0, whole genome shotgun sequence genome harbors these coding sequences:
- the LOC102619388 gene encoding vesicle-associated membrane protein 711-like — protein sequence MGILYGMVARGNVVLAEFSAAQTNGNAIARQVIDKLPQGISDRILSYSHDHYIFHVKRTDNLTVLCMADDSFGWRIPFAFLEDIHQRFVRTYGRSIHSAAAYAMNDEFSRILSKQMDHYSNDPNADRLNRLKGEMSHVRSVMIDNIEKIVERGDRLNLLVDKTATLHRNTVRFKRQARRYKSSVCWGNCKLASGLVCLILIIIYVTLAFYCRDPLWRYCF from the exons atggGGATATTATATGGGATGGTGGCAAGAGGGAATGTGGTATTGGCGGAGTTTAGTGCGGCGCAAACAAATGGAAATGCAATAGCGAGACAAGTAATCGATAAATTGCCGCAGGGAATTAGTGATCGTATTTTATCTTATTCTCATGATCACTACATTTTTCACGTCAAACGAACCGATAATCTCACCGTTCTTTGCATGGCTGATGATTCCTTTGGAT GGAGAATCCCTTTTGCATTTCTTGAAGATATCCATCAAAGGTTCGTGAGAACTTACGGCCGCTCTATTCATTCAGCGGCTGCTTATGCGATGAACGATGAATTTTCACGGATTCTGAGCAAGCAGATGGACCACTACTCAAATGATCCGAATGCGGACAGGCTAAACCGTTTGAAAGGTGAAATGAGTCAT GTTAGGAGCGTAATGATAGACAATATTGAGAAGATCGTGGAGAGGGGCGATCGCTTGAATCTGCTCGTTGATAAAACAGCCACACTGCATAGAAATACAGTTCGATTCAAAAGGCAGGCACGCAGATACAAAAGTTCAGTGTGCTGGGGGAATTGCAAGCTTGC GTCTGGTTTAGTATGTCTAATCTTGATAATCATCTATGTTACGCTTGCATTTTATTGCCGTGATCCTCTGTGGCGTTACTGCTTCTAG